In Novipirellula caenicola, one genomic interval encodes:
- a CDS encoding potassium channel protein produces the protein MPNRHQTVAHRIAAHSAPAMFWISLAFLVCQSVLVVLWVDVPNMEETLIRDPVTDETVIAYTLPPISRSEIAAIAVMLLIWPIVIAESIYHWYTRPWDAEHRWTHLYSLAFCLCPSLRMCARSVEMGNRIWLPTMGWRKADARLRRRLERYFSVPMIWIALLIMPVLLIELLLKNQVAQYGWLRFALHFSTGAIWFCFAAEFILMVSVAEKKIAYCKTHWLDLAIILLPLVSFLRSLQFLRATGITKMVRLSQINQVARMYRLRGTALKAVRALVLLDMLERILRRSPERSLEKLYTQLEELETEAKAVRRKIAKLEREMPVEMCAEE, from the coding sequence ATGCCAAACCGACATCAAACCGTTGCACACCGGATCGCAGCTCATTCTGCGCCTGCGATGTTTTGGATTTCGCTGGCGTTTTTGGTCTGCCAATCGGTGCTGGTGGTGCTATGGGTCGATGTTCCCAATATGGAGGAAACGTTGATTCGCGATCCGGTCACCGATGAAACGGTGATCGCTTACACGTTGCCGCCGATCAGCCGCAGCGAAATCGCAGCAATCGCGGTGATGTTGTTGATTTGGCCGATTGTCATCGCTGAATCGATCTACCACTGGTACACCCGCCCCTGGGACGCCGAGCACCGCTGGACGCATCTCTATTCGCTGGCGTTTTGTCTATGCCCGTCGCTACGAATGTGTGCGCGCAGTGTCGAGATGGGCAACCGAATTTGGCTGCCGACGATGGGATGGCGGAAGGCGGACGCGAGATTGCGGCGGCGGTTGGAGCGGTATTTTAGTGTGCCGATGATCTGGATCGCCCTGCTGATCATGCCGGTGTTGTTGATTGAATTGCTGCTAAAAAACCAGGTTGCCCAGTACGGATGGCTGCGTTTTGCGTTGCACTTCAGCACCGGAGCGATATGGTTCTGTTTTGCCGCCGAGTTCATCTTGATGGTCTCGGTCGCAGAGAAGAAGATTGCTTACTGCAAAACGCATTGGTTGGATCTAGCGATCATTTTATTGCCGCTGGTTTCGTTCCTGCGTTCGCTGCAGTTTTTGCGAGCGACCGGAATCACGAAAATGGTTCGGCTGTCTCAGATCAACCAAGTCGCCCGGATGTATCGATTGCGAGGGACGGCGCTGAAGGCCGTCCGAGCATTGGTGCTGTTGGACATGCTCGAACGAATCCTGCGGCGGTCCCCCGAACGTTCGCTCGAAAAACTATACACGCAACTCGAAGAGCTAGAGACGGAAGCAAAAGCGGTCCGTCGCAAGATCGCCAAGCTCGAACGTGAGATGCCGGTGGAAATGTGTGCCGAAGAGTAA
- a CDS encoding sugar transferase, which translates to MLKLISRKAANYTARRRINTWILTGREFDREIGRERARTVRRNIPFCVLKIELTGTHRTAKNIRNLAKLIRRNVRMSDEKGHVDRFTIGVLLVDTPEMGGRIVLDRLNGLLRAENLNTDISLSVYDPQSFNHDDSDDSSADGGNQDSGGTKVRLHNQHPVGRDRRRFHDDEFVGSGSRMTSPHAIESYELASPRVSNVSFQVDSIIKRAFDVAVASTGLLFAAPVIALAAAVIKRDGGPAFFLQSREGRDGVPFTIYKLRTMVVNAESQQASLRDKSERDGPAFKMRNDPRVTRFGQLLRSTCVDELPQLWNVLRGDMSIVGPRPLPVSESRACQPWHRRRLDVRPGITCYWQVAKEKADTFDEWMRMDLAYVDNANLWKDVSLMAQTVGVPLRAKGSR; encoded by the coding sequence GTGTTGAAACTGATTTCACGTAAAGCGGCCAACTACACAGCACGTCGCCGCATCAACACATGGATCTTGACTGGCCGCGAATTTGATCGAGAAATCGGGCGAGAGCGTGCCCGAACCGTGCGACGCAATATTCCCTTTTGCGTCCTAAAAATTGAGCTCACCGGCACTCATCGAACCGCCAAAAATATCCGCAATCTGGCGAAGCTGATTCGCCGCAATGTGCGAATGAGTGACGAAAAAGGGCATGTCGATCGTTTCACCATCGGCGTTCTTCTTGTCGATACACCGGAGATGGGCGGACGCATCGTCTTGGACCGCCTGAACGGACTGCTCCGCGCCGAGAATCTGAACACGGATATCTCACTCAGCGTCTATGACCCGCAGTCGTTTAACCACGACGATTCGGATGACTCATCCGCAGACGGTGGAAACCAAGACTCAGGCGGGACCAAGGTACGACTGCACAACCAACACCCCGTCGGTCGAGACCGCCGACGATTTCACGACGACGAGTTCGTCGGCAGCGGGTCGCGAATGACGTCACCGCACGCCATCGAAAGCTATGAACTCGCGTCCCCTCGGGTTAGCAACGTCAGTTTTCAAGTTGATTCGATTATCAAGCGAGCGTTCGACGTCGCCGTGGCAAGCACCGGACTGCTGTTCGCTGCCCCTGTGATCGCGTTAGCAGCAGCCGTGATCAAACGTGATGGTGGCCCTGCCTTCTTTCTGCAATCACGCGAAGGCCGTGACGGAGTCCCATTTACGATTTACAAATTGCGGACGATGGTCGTCAACGCAGAATCACAGCAAGCAAGTCTTCGTGACAAAAGTGAGCGTGACGGGCCCGCCTTCAAGATGCGTAACGATCCTCGGGTGACACGCTTCGGACAACTGCTACGATCCACCTGTGTCGACGAATTGCCGCAGCTTTGGAATGTCCTTCGTGGCGACATGTCAATTGTCGGACCGCGTCCGCTTCCGGTCAGCGAAAGCCGAGCCTGCCAACCGTGGCATCGACGTCGCTTGGATGTTCGCCCCGGCATCACGTGTTATTGGCAAGTTGCTAAAGAAAAGGCCGATACGTTCGACGAATGGATGCGAATGGACTTGGCCTATGTCGACAATGCGAACCTGTGGAAAGACGTTAGTTTGATGGCGCAGACCGTCGGGGTCCCACTTCGCGCCAAAGGCAGCCGCTAA
- the rtcR gene encoding RNA repair transcriptional activator RtcR produces the protein MNKVRVVIGFLGTQLDQPAKRGDRWLGWRPSIAVCQQPDLVVDRFELLCDRRHEKLAESVVADIRSVSPETEVLLHWNQLRDPWDFEEVYAMLHQFTRDYSFDTDHEEYLAHITTGTHVAQICLFLLTESRHLPAALLQTSPPNRSGKDPRGVYSVIDLDLSRYDQLASRFQAEHQEGLSFLKSGIETKNQSFNQLIERIEQVSLATRAPILLSGPTGAGKSQLAQQIFALKRHRQQVSGPLVEVNCATIRGDQAMSTLFGHVKGAFTGAAAERAGLLKSADQGVLFLDEIGELGSDEQAMLLRAIEEKTFLAVGSDQATFSDFQLIAGTNRDLQQEVAKGNFREDLLARINLWSFALPGLAQRRDDIDPNIEFELQKFTTTHGRKVTFNKEARHRFIEFALDPSTQWKANFRDLNAAITRMATLAPGGRITTDVVEEEILRLKHSWDGSEKPDSHVAVLRTVLEEDQIARLDRFDQATLAEVIKVCSQSASLSAAGRTLFQVSRQSKQKPNDADRLRKYLAKFGIQWSDIAAEEFG, from the coding sequence ATGAATAAAGTACGTGTCGTCATCGGATTTCTGGGCACCCAATTGGACCAACCGGCCAAGCGGGGCGATCGCTGGTTGGGGTGGCGGCCCAGTATTGCGGTGTGCCAGCAGCCCGATTTAGTTGTCGACCGGTTCGAATTGCTGTGTGATCGACGGCACGAGAAATTGGCCGAAAGCGTGGTGGCCGATATTCGCTCGGTCTCACCTGAAACCGAGGTGCTTCTGCACTGGAACCAACTTCGCGATCCATGGGATTTCGAAGAGGTCTACGCGATGCTGCATCAGTTCACACGTGACTATTCGTTTGATACCGATCACGAGGAATACCTCGCGCATATCACCACCGGCACGCACGTGGCTCAGATTTGTCTTTTCTTGTTGACCGAGTCGCGTCACTTGCCCGCCGCGCTGCTGCAAACCTCGCCACCGAACCGCAGCGGCAAAGATCCTCGCGGGGTCTATAGCGTGATCGATTTGGATCTATCCCGCTACGATCAATTGGCCAGCCGGTTTCAGGCCGAGCATCAGGAGGGGTTGTCATTTCTAAAGTCGGGGATCGAGACCAAGAACCAATCCTTTAACCAGTTGATCGAACGGATCGAACAGGTGTCGTTGGCAACGCGTGCACCGATTCTGTTGAGTGGCCCGACCGGGGCGGGGAAATCTCAATTGGCCCAACAGATCTTTGCGTTAAAACGGCATCGCCAACAGGTAAGCGGCCCGCTGGTCGAGGTGAATTGTGCGACGATTCGCGGCGATCAAGCGATGTCGACGCTGTTTGGTCATGTCAAAGGTGCATTCACCGGAGCCGCCGCCGAGCGTGCGGGGCTACTAAAATCAGCGGACCAAGGCGTGCTGTTTTTGGATGAGATTGGCGAACTCGGGTCCGACGAACAAGCGATGTTGTTGCGAGCGATCGAAGAGAAGACGTTCCTGGCGGTCGGCTCGGATCAGGCAACCTTCAGCGATTTTCAATTGATCGCGGGCACCAACCGTGATCTTCAGCAAGAAGTCGCCAAGGGAAATTTTCGCGAAGACCTGCTTGCCCGCATCAACCTATGGTCGTTCGCGCTGCCAGGATTGGCACAACGTCGCGACGACATCGATCCCAACATCGAATTTGAATTGCAAAAGTTCACCACGACTCATGGTCGCAAGGTGACGTTTAACAAAGAGGCACGCCATCGGTTCATCGAGTTCGCTCTTGATCCATCAACGCAGTGGAAGGCCAATTTTCGCGACTTGAATGCAGCGATCACGCGGATGGCAACCCTGGCACCTGGCGGACGCATCACAACCGATGTCGTCGAGGAAGAAATTTTGCGGCTAAAACACAGTTGGGATGGATCTGAGAAACCGGACAGTCATGTCGCAGTGCTGCGAACCGTGCTTGAAGAGGATCAAATCGCCAGACTCGATCGATTCGATCAAGCCACGCTTGCCGAAGTGATCAAGGTTTGCTCGCAATCCGCATCGCTCTCCGCCGCCGGCCGAACATTGTTCCAAGTGTCGCGGCAATCCAAGCAGAAGCCGAACGATGCCGATCGGTTACGGAAGTATTTGGCTAAATTTGGGATCCAGTGGAGCGATATCGCAGCGGAAGAATTTGGTTAG
- the rtcA gene encoding RNA 3'-terminal phosphate cyclase: MIEIDGSQGEGGGQILRSSLALAAVTKQPIRLVHIRAGRRKPGLMRQHLTSLRAAGEVCGAAIEGDSIGSQAVTFEPGEARGGEFDFKVGTAGSAVLVAQTVLPALMLADHPSRVTFEGGTHNPAAPPLDFFRDSFLPQLNKMGVASELETEAYGFYPAGGGKFQLTLTPQSTLRGLTLTECDEKASPRVTAIVSAIPKSVGQRECDTIRRKTNWNRDCFHVHEVAQPRGPGNVVIIQWSGPSVTETFTGFGKVGVKAEHIARGVLRQTRLHLARSVPVGEHLADQLMLPMGLAASQGQSSAFRSGPLSLHSKTHLDVLKIFLDIKIDVQEDVESGSVTVRFGPQD, encoded by the coding sequence ATGATTGAAATTGATGGATCTCAGGGCGAGGGCGGTGGACAAATCCTCCGCTCCTCGCTCGCGCTCGCCGCGGTGACCAAGCAGCCCATCCGATTGGTCCATATTCGGGCGGGCCGCAGGAAACCAGGGCTGATGCGACAACACCTCACCTCGCTGCGTGCGGCGGGTGAGGTTTGTGGTGCGGCGATCGAGGGCGATTCGATTGGATCGCAAGCGGTCACGTTCGAGCCAGGCGAAGCACGTGGTGGCGAGTTTGATTTCAAAGTTGGCACCGCGGGTAGCGCGGTGTTGGTCGCGCAAACCGTGTTGCCTGCGTTGATGCTCGCGGATCATCCGTCGCGAGTGACATTCGAAGGAGGCACTCATAATCCGGCGGCGCCACCGTTGGATTTTTTTCGAGATTCATTTTTGCCGCAACTCAATAAGATGGGAGTCGCCAGCGAATTGGAAACCGAAGCCTACGGTTTTTATCCCGCTGGTGGCGGAAAATTCCAATTGACGCTCACTCCGCAGAGTACTTTGAGAGGGCTGACGCTAACCGAGTGTGACGAGAAAGCATCGCCTCGAGTGACCGCGATTGTCTCGGCAATCCCAAAGTCGGTGGGACAGCGTGAATGTGATACGATCCGGCGAAAAACGAATTGGAACCGCGATTGTTTTCATGTTCATGAAGTGGCACAGCCTCGGGGGCCCGGCAATGTCGTGATAATCCAGTGGTCCGGCCCAAGCGTGACCGAAACGTTCACCGGGTTTGGCAAGGTCGGCGTCAAGGCGGAACACATCGCACGTGGGGTGCTGCGGCAAACGCGATTGCATCTCGCCCGGTCGGTTCCGGTCGGCGAACATTTGGCCGATCAGCTGATGTTGCCGATGGGGTTGGCGGCATCGCAAGGCCAGTCCAGTGCGTTCCGAAGCGGACCCTTGTCACTGCACAGCAAAACGCATCTGGATGTATTGAAGATCTTTTTAGACATCAAGATCGATGTCCAAGAAGACGTCGAGAGCGGATCGGTAACGGTCCGCTTTGGACCCCAGGATTGA
- a CDS encoding FAD-dependent oxidoreductase: protein MTLPSSARPISHRVRTLVPLCALFITAVACPQGNAADPEPKQYDLVVYGGTSAGVIAAVQAKKMDKSVVIVGPDKHLGGLTSGGLGWTDTGNKSVIGGLSRDFYHRIWKAYQQPEAWVQQSPQEYGNKGQGTLAMDGKNRTMWIFEPHVAEQVYEDYVREYAIPVFRDEYLDRESGVTMKDGRITEIRMLSGKAYAGKMFIDATYEGDLMAAAGVSYHVGRESGSTYGETWNGVQTGVLHHAHHFGILDKPVSPYVVPGDPSSGVLPRISAESPGEKGAGDHRIQAYCFRMCLTNDPSNRIPFAKPEGYDPSQYELMVRIYEAGFDQTFGKFDPIPNHKTDTNNHGPMSTDNIGFNYEYPEASYEKRREIIKEHETYQKGWLYFIANDPRVPRKTQAEMRKWGLPKDEFVDNGNWSHQLYIREARRMVGKFVMTEHELLKRRETPESVGMGSYTMDSHNVQRYITPEGHVQNEGDIGVSTNGPYEIAYGSLVPKKQECKNLLVPVCVSSSHIAFGSIRMEPVFMILGQSSATAAVMAIDKDIAVQDVPYDQLRERLQADGQVLHYKGSTSQAARQRVYLKELDGTVIDDSKAQLTGTWRPSTSSSKFVEHGYVHDDNAADGKASIAFVTTLPKAGEYEVRLAYPVNSNRASNVKVIVDHADGSTTVSVNQKEDPPIDSLFVSLGKFRFDANQKASVRITNEGTNGHVVADAVQWLPVR, encoded by the coding sequence ATGACGTTGCCATCTTCTGCCCGACCAATCTCTCACCGTGTGCGGACGCTCGTGCCGCTGTGCGCCCTCTTTATCACCGCGGTGGCGTGCCCGCAGGGTAACGCGGCCGATCCCGAGCCCAAACAATACGACTTGGTGGTTTACGGAGGCACGTCAGCCGGGGTGATCGCGGCGGTGCAGGCGAAAAAGATGGACAAGTCGGTCGTCATCGTCGGTCCCGACAAACATCTTGGCGGTTTGACCAGCGGTGGACTGGGGTGGACCGATACCGGCAACAAATCCGTGATCGGCGGGTTGTCGCGAGACTTCTATCATCGAATTTGGAAAGCCTATCAACAGCCCGAGGCCTGGGTGCAGCAGAGTCCACAGGAATATGGCAACAAAGGCCAAGGCACACTGGCAATGGATGGCAAGAATCGCACGATGTGGATTTTTGAGCCCCATGTCGCTGAACAAGTCTATGAAGACTATGTGCGAGAGTACGCGATACCCGTTTTTCGCGATGAGTATCTCGACCGAGAGTCCGGAGTCACGATGAAGGACGGACGGATCACCGAGATCCGCATGCTGAGCGGTAAAGCGTATGCCGGCAAAATGTTCATTGATGCCACATACGAAGGCGACTTGATGGCCGCCGCAGGGGTGAGTTACCACGTCGGACGTGAATCTGGATCCACTTATGGCGAAACCTGGAACGGCGTGCAAACCGGGGTGCTACACCACGCGCACCACTTCGGCATCTTGGACAAGCCGGTCAGCCCCTACGTCGTTCCCGGCGATCCAAGCAGCGGTGTTCTGCCTCGCATCAGTGCCGAATCGCCTGGTGAAAAAGGGGCGGGGGATCATCGCATTCAAGCCTATTGCTTTCGAATGTGTTTGACCAATGATCCATCGAATCGGATCCCCTTTGCCAAACCCGAGGGATACGATCCGTCGCAGTATGAATTGATGGTTCGCATTTATGAGGCGGGCTTTGATCAGACGTTTGGTAAGTTTGATCCAATCCCAAACCACAAAACGGATACCAATAATCACGGGCCGATGAGCACCGATAATATTGGGTTTAACTACGAGTATCCCGAAGCTAGCTACGAGAAACGCCGGGAAATCATCAAGGAACATGAAACCTATCAAAAAGGTTGGCTGTATTTCATTGCCAATGACCCGCGTGTGCCGCGGAAAACGCAAGCCGAAATGAGAAAGTGGGGGTTACCCAAAGACGAGTTTGTCGATAACGGCAATTGGTCGCATCAGTTGTATATTCGTGAAGCACGTCGCATGGTGGGCAAATTTGTGATGACGGAGCATGAATTGCTGAAACGCCGGGAAACACCTGAGTCGGTAGGCATGGGATCCTATACGATGGATTCCCATAACGTGCAGCGCTACATCACACCGGAAGGCCATGTGCAAAATGAAGGTGACATCGGAGTCAGCACCAATGGGCCTTATGAAATCGCCTATGGTTCGTTGGTTCCGAAGAAACAGGAATGCAAAAACTTGCTCGTCCCGGTCTGTGTCTCGAGTTCGCATATCGCGTTTGGCTCGATTCGGATGGAGCCTGTATTTATGATCCTGGGACAAAGTTCCGCGACCGCTGCCGTGATGGCAATTGACAAGGACATCGCGGTTCAGGATGTCCCCTACGACCAGCTCCGCGAGCGATTGCAAGCCGATGGTCAAGTGCTGCATTACAAGGGATCGACGAGTCAAGCGGCACGCCAGCGAGTCTATTTGAAAGAATTAGACGGAACGGTCATCGACGATTCCAAGGCGCAGTTGACCGGAACATGGCGACCGAGCACGTCATCATCCAAGTTCGTCGAGCATGGTTACGTGCATGATGACAACGCCGCCGATGGCAAAGCGTCGATTGCGTTTGTGACCACGTTGCCAAAAGCGGGGGAATATGAAGTACGGCTTGCGTATCCCGTGAATTCAAATCGAGCCAGTAACGTCAAGGTGATCGTCGATCACGCGGATGGTTCGACCACGGTTAGCGTGAACCAGAAAGAAGATCCGCCGATCGATTCGCTGTTTGTGTCGCTGGGCAAGTTTCGATTTGATGCGAACCAAAAAGCGAGCGTGCGAATCACGAACGAGGGTACCAACGGTCACGTCGTTGCCGATGCCGTGCAGTGGTTGCCGGTTCGCTGA
- a CDS encoding M3 family metallopeptidase produces MMTENKEFSVNHAENRFPKLLAWVAGVCLIVPTCMAATEVAADTTDEKKAEKKEMSSDSVMLQPWTGPYGGVPPWNLVRQEEFLPAIETAIQIARDELIAIANQSEPPTFENTIVTMEKAGKTLDRVETLFDVHTSNLNLGPIPDIERAVAPKLSEYRDSIYQNEKLFKRIEAIYQSDAMKSFSVAQKRLVDDLYKTFVRQGAKLDSSDKAKLSQINTRLARLFTDFSQNVLEDEKGYVTWIDNEADLAGLPDSVVAAMKSAAEERNQPDKWAVTNTRSSMDPFLTYADNRELRETVWRNYYNRGDNGDAHDNNAIIAEILSLRAARAKLLGYKNHAQWRLEPTMAKTPAATMDLMMKVWPKAVARVREEVADMQAIADAKNANITIAPWDYRYYAEKVRKDKYDLDFNEVKPYLQLEKLREAMMWAAGELYGLQFDEIKDVPVFHPDVRVWKVEDADGKHVGLWYLDPFAREGKRSGAWMMDYRSQQNIDKPITPIVSNNSNFIKGVAGKPSLISWDDAVTLFHEFGHALHSLNSKVNYPSQAGTSVARDYVEFPSQIMEHWLDTPEVLSQYAVHYETGEPMPQALLDKIKKASKFNQGFDTVEYLASAIVDMKLHTTDQTTIDPDAFEKQTLKEIGMPDEIPMRHRTPQFAHIFSSDSYSAGYYSYLWSDALTADAVEVFEEAGSFYDKATAKSLHDNVMSVGDTIDPAEGFRRFRGRDVDTSALLRKRGFPVE; encoded by the coding sequence ATGATGACTGAAAACAAGGAATTCTCTGTGAATCACGCCGAAAACCGATTCCCAAAGTTGCTCGCGTGGGTCGCGGGCGTCTGTCTAATTGTTCCAACCTGCATGGCGGCGACCGAGGTTGCTGCTGACACTACCGACGAGAAAAAAGCTGAGAAAAAAGAAATGAGTTCGGATTCTGTAATGCTGCAACCATGGACTGGTCCTTACGGTGGCGTGCCTCCGTGGAATCTAGTCCGCCAAGAAGAATTTCTTCCCGCCATTGAAACCGCGATCCAAATCGCCCGCGATGAGCTCATCGCAATTGCAAACCAAAGCGAACCGCCGACGTTCGAAAACACGATCGTCACGATGGAAAAGGCGGGTAAGACACTCGATCGCGTCGAAACGTTGTTCGATGTCCACACCAGTAATCTGAATCTGGGGCCAATTCCCGACATTGAACGCGCGGTCGCTCCAAAATTGTCCGAATACCGCGACAGCATCTATCAAAACGAAAAGCTGTTCAAACGGATCGAAGCCATCTACCAAAGCGATGCGATGAAGTCGTTCAGCGTTGCCCAAAAACGACTGGTCGACGATCTCTACAAGACCTTTGTCCGACAAGGAGCCAAATTGGACTCGAGCGACAAAGCCAAGCTGTCGCAGATCAATACACGGTTGGCTCGCCTGTTCACCGATTTCAGTCAAAACGTTCTCGAAGACGAAAAAGGCTATGTCACCTGGATCGACAACGAAGCCGATCTGGCCGGATTGCCGGACAGCGTGGTTGCAGCAATGAAATCGGCCGCCGAGGAGCGCAACCAACCCGACAAATGGGCTGTGACCAACACGCGATCGTCGATGGATCCGTTTCTGACGTACGCCGACAATCGCGAATTGCGGGAAACGGTTTGGCGAAACTATTACAACCGAGGCGATAACGGCGACGCCCACGATAACAACGCCATCATTGCGGAAATCCTCAGCTTGCGAGCCGCGCGAGCAAAGTTGCTTGGCTACAAAAACCATGCCCAATGGCGATTGGAACCGACGATGGCCAAGACACCGGCCGCGACGATGGATTTGATGATGAAGGTGTGGCCCAAAGCGGTCGCGCGAGTTCGCGAAGAGGTGGCCGACATGCAAGCGATCGCCGATGCGAAAAACGCCAACATCACCATCGCACCGTGGGACTATCGCTACTACGCCGAGAAGGTTCGCAAGGACAAATACGACCTCGATTTCAACGAAGTCAAACCGTATTTGCAGCTCGAAAAGCTGCGTGAGGCAATGATGTGGGCCGCCGGAGAATTGTATGGACTGCAGTTCGATGAAATCAAAGATGTCCCTGTTTTCCATCCCGACGTCCGCGTTTGGAAAGTCGAAGATGCCGACGGCAAACACGTCGGTTTGTGGTACCTAGATCCATTCGCGCGTGAAGGAAAACGCAGCGGGGCGTGGATGATGGATTATCGCAGTCAACAAAATATCGACAAACCGATCACTCCGATCGTGTCGAACAACTCGAACTTTATCAAAGGGGTTGCGGGGAAACCGTCGCTGATCTCGTGGGACGACGCCGTGACGTTGTTCCATGAATTCGGGCATGCCCTGCACAGCTTGAACTCGAAGGTTAATTACCCCTCGCAAGCCGGCACCAGCGTCGCGCGTGATTACGTCGAATTCCCATCCCAGATCATGGAACACTGGCTCGACACCCCCGAAGTGCTTAGCCAATACGCGGTGCATTACGAAACTGGCGAACCGATGCCTCAAGCGTTGTTGGACAAAATCAAGAAGGCTTCAAAATTCAACCAAGGTTTTGACACGGTGGAATACTTGGCCAGTGCGATTGTCGACATGAAGCTGCACACCACCGACCAGACCACGATCGATCCCGATGCATTTGAGAAGCAAACGCTGAAGGAAATTGGGATGCCGGACGAGATTCCGATGCGACACCGGACGCCTCAGTTCGCCCACATTTTCAGTAGCGACTCGTATTCGGCTGGCTACTACAGCTACCTGTGGTCCGACGCATTGACCGCGGACGCGGTTGAGGTGTTCGAGGAAGCCGGCAGTTTTTATGACAAAGCGACCGCGAAAAGTTTGCACGACAACGTGATGAGCGTTGGCGACACGATCGATCCAGCCGAAGGATTCCGGCGATTCCGAGGTCGCGATGTCGATACCAGCGCGTTATTACGCAAACGCGGCTTCCCCGTCGAATAG
- a CDS encoding RtcB family protein, whose protein sequence is MHTTLHHPAPTKMIATGEATAILPTETTPPIKVIGTEAIRETFDEVCLQQAMNSRLAPGVTDVVLNPDAHLGYGAPVGCVMVSPTHIYPGPVGVDIKCSMSLLQLDVPADAIEDRQTRRALISAICQRTPTGAGKGQRSAKKSRPVNRTLGKQLVIEGASESVCQQLGIPVSWAERCEDSFHLGHDDTRDALGNRLEALLEQRHMSNFSDKMSQLGSYGGGNHFGECEVVHVADDQRSRSVAETFGLHDGKVAFLSHCGSRGFGHNLASGQFKTLQHKFSKWDIPLPAGDRQLVYAPLGTSEADDYLDDMALGANFATVNHLLINALVLEAFQEVLPGTNGSLVYFISHNIARKEIMDNRPTWVHRKGATRAFPAGHYALRETPFADTGHPILLPGNPRDGSAVMVADAGAEKACFSVNHGAGRTLGRRHANRVLDQATIDDEFEQNDILSNCRFYPKDEAPAAYKDFEEVLRSVKTAGLASEVARLKARFVIKDASKADD, encoded by the coding sequence ATGCATACGACGCTTCACCACCCTGCCCCGACCAAAATGATCGCGACCGGCGAAGCGACTGCGATCTTGCCCACCGAAACGACGCCGCCGATCAAAGTGATTGGAACCGAAGCGATTCGCGAGACCTTTGACGAGGTGTGTTTGCAGCAGGCGATGAATTCGCGGCTCGCACCTGGCGTGACCGATGTCGTGCTGAATCCGGATGCACATCTGGGGTACGGAGCTCCAGTGGGATGTGTGATGGTTTCCCCGACGCACATTTACCCTGGCCCCGTGGGAGTCGACATCAAGTGTTCGATGAGTTTGTTGCAGTTGGATGTGCCCGCGGACGCGATCGAAGACCGACAGACACGCCGTGCACTGATTTCGGCAATCTGCCAACGTACCCCGACTGGTGCTGGCAAAGGGCAGCGAAGCGCCAAGAAGTCTCGCCCAGTGAACCGCACGCTTGGTAAGCAGTTGGTGATCGAAGGCGCCAGTGAAAGCGTGTGCCAGCAACTTGGAATTCCGGTGTCGTGGGCTGAGCGATGCGAAGATTCGTTTCACCTAGGGCATGACGATACTCGTGATGCACTGGGGAATCGTTTGGAGGCATTGCTCGAACAGCGTCACATGAGCAATTTTTCGGACAAGATGAGCCAACTTGGATCGTACGGTGGTGGGAATCATTTCGGCGAGTGCGAAGTGGTTCATGTTGCTGATGATCAACGCTCACGTTCGGTAGCCGAAACGTTCGGGCTGCACGATGGAAAGGTTGCGTTTTTGTCGCATTGCGGATCGCGAGGTTTTGGACACAACTTGGCCTCGGGGCAATTCAAAACGCTTCAGCATAAGTTCAGCAAGTGGGACATCCCGCTGCCTGCGGGTGATCGACAATTGGTTTATGCACCGCTTGGAACAAGCGAGGCCGATGACTATTTGGACGATATGGCGCTGGGCGCCAATTTTGCGACCGTGAACCATTTGTTGATCAACGCTCTCGTACTAGAAGCGTTTCAAGAGGTATTGCCGGGAACGAATGGATCGTTGGTCTATTTCATCAGTCACAATATCGCTCGCAAAGAAATCATGGATAATCGGCCGACATGGGTGCATCGCAAGGGAGCGACTCGCGCATTTCCCGCAGGGCACTATGCGCTTCGTGAAACCCCGTTTGCCGATACCGGGCATCCAATTTTGTTGCCAGGGAATCCACGAGATGGATCGGCCGTGATGGTTGCCGATGCGGGGGCCGAAAAGGCTTGCTTCAGCGTTAATCATGGGGCCGGTCGAACGCTCGGGCGACGGCATGCCAATCGTGTGTTGGATCAAGCCACGATTGACGACGAGTTTGAGCAGAATGACATTCTCAGCAATTGCCGGTTTTATCCCAAGGATGAAGCTCCGGCGGCGTACAAGGATTTCGAGGAAGTGCTGCGATCGGTAAAGACCGCAGGATTGGCAAGCGAGGTGGCTCGATTGAAGGCACGTTTTGTGATCAAGGATGCGAGTAAAGCGGATGATTGA